A stretch of Paenibacillus peoriae DNA encodes these proteins:
- a CDS encoding AAA family ATPase, which yields MSIDIPAIYEFDERTDGRITGYAAYARLIDGISEALYNRYGVKYVLYASDDPNIEYWDLLEEDIRSGSPDLEHVARVFDRLEERTIQYDDDGPTPEYGVHLSMRNNVFAYPKWGIALARVPFFRDNGVYNEDYVFAIGDQELQGFLAGVRGRERKQNMKRVTVFTDTSRGLSRQAEPITRAITRDDVILKAEIKRDIFRSLDQFFEADRTFYQTYNIPYKRGILLYGHPGNGKTTLVKSIASSVPGPAAYWQITEYTTSESVKEVFEAATRLAPMVLVIEDIDSMPQEVRSFFLNTLDGATSKEGIFLIGTTNYPEKIDPGLMNRAGRFDRAYEISLPDEALRLAYLKLRNFLVFAGETGTQKAAAMTDGFSLAQLGELYVSTALEWHEQGKADIELIIKGMRGELDKSRKQDWLKNVAEGRVGFF from the coding sequence TTGAGTATAGACATCCCAGCTATTTATGAATTTGATGAACGTACAGATGGACGCATTACCGGTTATGCCGCTTATGCCCGTCTGATCGACGGTATCAGTGAAGCACTCTATAACCGCTATGGCGTAAAATACGTGCTGTATGCCAGCGATGATCCCAATATTGAGTATTGGGATCTGCTGGAGGAGGATATTCGTTCAGGCAGTCCCGACCTGGAGCATGTGGCACGGGTCTTCGATCGTTTGGAGGAACGCACCATCCAGTATGACGATGACGGGCCGACTCCTGAATACGGCGTGCATCTGTCGATGCGTAATAATGTATTCGCCTATCCCAAGTGGGGCATCGCGCTGGCGCGAGTTCCCTTTTTCCGTGATAATGGCGTGTACAATGAAGATTACGTATTTGCGATAGGCGACCAGGAGCTGCAAGGCTTCCTCGCGGGAGTACGCGGTCGTGAACGTAAGCAGAATATGAAGCGTGTCACCGTGTTTACCGACACAAGCCGTGGACTTTCTCGGCAGGCAGAGCCGATAACCCGCGCAATTACGCGAGATGACGTGATTTTGAAAGCGGAAATCAAACGGGATATTTTCCGATCACTTGATCAGTTTTTTGAAGCGGATCGTACCTTCTATCAGACTTATAACATTCCTTACAAGCGCGGCATTCTGCTATACGGCCATCCGGGCAATGGTAAAACAACACTTGTAAAATCAATTGCCAGCAGTGTACCGGGTCCGGCAGCCTACTGGCAAATTACGGAGTATACAACCAGTGAATCGGTCAAAGAGGTGTTCGAGGCGGCTACTCGCCTGGCTCCGATGGTGCTGGTCATTGAGGACATTGATTCCATGCCTCAGGAGGTGCGTTCTTTTTTCCTGAATACCCTCGACGGTGCTACATCCAAGGAGGGCATCTTCCTGATCGGAACGACCAATTATCCCGAAAAAATCGACCCGGGTCTGATGAACCGGGCAGGGCGTTTCGACCGGGCTTATGAAATCAGTTTGCCTGACGAAGCGCTGCGACTGGCATATCTCAAGTTGCGTAACTTCCTTGTTTTTGCAGGAGAAACGGGTACACAGAAGGCGGCAGCCATGACTGACGGGTTTTCGCTGGCACAGCTCGGAGAACTTTATGTCAGCACGGCTCTGGAGTGGCATGAGCAGGGAAAAGCCGATATTGAACTGATTATCAAAGGTATGCGAGGCGAGCTCGATAAGAGCCGTAAGCAGGACTGGCTAAAAAATGTGGCCGAAGGACGAGTCGGGTTCTTCTGA
- a CDS encoding ArsR/SmtB family transcription factor, whose translation MEGDLQKFKADFFKALAHPLRIRILEVLSEGERNVNELQTALGSEGSAVSQQLAVLRAKNLVNSFKEGTSVVYSLRDPLLTELLAVARRIFDNHLVEAISLLEGIRNEK comes from the coding sequence ATGGAAGGAGATCTCCAGAAATTTAAGGCCGACTTTTTCAAAGCATTGGCTCACCCTCTGCGCATCCGCATTTTGGAGGTGCTGAGTGAAGGGGAACGGAATGTGAACGAGCTGCAGACTGCGCTCGGTTCTGAAGGTTCTGCCGTATCGCAGCAATTGGCCGTTTTACGAGCCAAAAATTTGGTGAACAGCTTCAAGGAAGGTACATCGGTTGTGTATTCACTACGTGATCCGCTTTTGACGGAGCTGCTTGCAGTGGCGCGACGGATTTTTGACAATCATTTGGTCGAAGCTATCTCGTTGCTGGAAGGTATACGTAACGAGAAGTAA
- a CDS encoding RtcB family protein, with translation MNIQHTTDSSLHEGPYSHLMKLPAGDLTVYASQQLFSSLDYKVFEMANNNLQIPGIRYMGYTPDVHVGVGTCIGTTAVWGMEDGYVSPSIVGSDIGCGMRVHLTNLHKDALKETKLRRKLVKTIDKYLPMEAHQRGHYSDIRLEHIVRKGLHGLPNKYIPDSYTPKKSTSLTHVEHSKFSFDEEVLNLVEDRTWHRAHRQLGTLGGGNHFVEIQAIEIAEENRETAEAWGMFDGQVAVMIHSGSRAWGGAVSQASSSAIAKTMSRLGLGTSDPRLVFAPLDHPEAAHYVDMMYSALNYAVVNRHLIAYSVREAFRDVFGTKCELRTLYDLMHNYAWEESHPDHGSVFVHRKGATRALPAGHPDNPRPYQATGHPALIPGSMGTASYIMVGLPGGQDNFHSICHGAGRIRSRSATKRLVSVDDFAGALGVGTDDEIVVNQASLESIIDESPQAYKNVDDIIESVTGAGLAAVVAKCKPLAALKGAK, from the coding sequence ATGAATATACAACATACAACCGACTCGTCCTTGCATGAAGGACCATACAGCCATCTGATGAAGCTTCCGGCAGGTGATCTAACCGTCTATGCTTCTCAGCAACTTTTCTCCTCACTGGATTACAAAGTGTTCGAGATGGCTAATAACAATTTACAAATTCCAGGTATCCGCTATATGGGATACACACCAGATGTACATGTAGGCGTCGGAACCTGCATCGGTACGACTGCTGTATGGGGAATGGAGGATGGTTACGTATCTCCCTCCATCGTCGGCAGTGATATTGGCTGCGGCATGCGCGTACACCTGACCAATCTGCACAAGGATGCTTTGAAGGAAACCAAGCTGCGCCGTAAGCTGGTCAAAACCATCGACAAATATTTGCCCATGGAAGCCCACCAACGCGGGCATTATTCGGATATCCGACTGGAGCATATTGTACGCAAGGGTCTACACGGCTTACCCAACAAATATATTCCGGACAGCTACACTCCTAAGAAATCCACCTCACTCACCCATGTAGAGCACAGTAAGTTCTCCTTTGACGAGGAGGTGCTGAATCTTGTCGAAGACCGTACATGGCACCGGGCTCACCGACAGCTCGGCACACTGGGTGGAGGCAATCATTTCGTCGAAATTCAGGCGATTGAAATCGCGGAGGAAAACCGTGAAACAGCTGAAGCTTGGGGGATGTTCGACGGTCAGGTGGCTGTGATGATTCATTCTGGATCGCGGGCTTGGGGTGGAGCAGTCAGCCAGGCTAGTTCATCTGCCATTGCCAAGACGATGAGCCGTCTCGGACTCGGTACCTCTGACCCGAGACTGGTATTCGCACCGCTGGACCATCCCGAAGCTGCACATTATGTCGATATGATGTATTCGGCGCTGAATTATGCCGTGGTGAACCGACATCTCATCGCATACTCCGTGCGTGAAGCCTTTCGCGATGTCTTTGGTACAAAGTGCGAGTTGCGTACTTTGTACGATCTAATGCACAATTATGCTTGGGAGGAATCCCATCCGGATCACGGTAGTGTGTTTGTGCATCGTAAAGGTGCTACGCGTGCTCTTCCAGCAGGACACCCCGACAATCCGCGGCCTTATCAGGCGACAGGGCATCCGGCCCTGATTCCCGGCTCTATGGGAACAGCCTCTTATATTATGGTAGGCTTACCGGGCGGTCAGGATAACTTCCACTCCATTTGCCATGGAGCAGGCCGTATTCGTTCGCGTTCTGCGACCAAACGACTCGTCAGTGTGGACGATTTTGCAGGGGCCCTGGGTGTAGGGACAGACGACGAAATTGTGGTCAATCAGGCATCACTGGAAAGCATTATCGACGAATCTCCGCAAGCCTACAAAAATGTAGATGATATTATCGAAAGTGTCACCGGGGCAGGACTCGCAGCAGTTGTAGCCAAATGCAAGCCGCTAGCTGCCCTGAAAGGAGCCAAATAA
- a CDS encoding SulP family inorganic anion transporter, whose translation MKWIGRFEGYNAGALRKDLISGSIVAIVAIPLGMAFAIASGVKPEYGLYTTIVAGILVSLLGGSKFQIGGPTGAFIPILLAIVMQYGYENLLIAGFMAGIMLILMGVLRLGALIKFIPKPVTIGFTAGIAVTIFSGQIANFLGLRGVERHETFLPSMAELIHRLPSLNVYSILTACICLAALILVPKKWPKIPGSLVGLLLSTLVAALLFPGQVATIGSAYGAIPASLPELHIPAVTWDLIVKLLPPALVIAMLGAIESLLSAVVADGMTGARHSSNRELVGQGIANLLTPLFGGIPATGAIARTATNIRNGAVSPMSGIVHGFVVLLILVLFAPYASNIPLASMAPVLMVVAWNMSERKHFAHILKTRTADSIVLVVTFLLTVFTTLTTAVEVGLILAVVLFVKRMSSTLSVDKVLPDPSVKHEKVGAHMVTDQHDCPQVAIYNVEGPLFFGAASVLENSGVGGRTDHLQGILLLRMGKVPFMDMTGEGNFTALIQKYRKSGGTVLVSGLQPQPLALLQKTGCYDMIGQKHFFEHTGEALTAALALVNQDHCCGCRQMAFRECTSLCRRPQPTKSSFPDGAVSVPIPVNSGR comes from the coding sequence ATGAAGTGGATAGGAAGGTTCGAAGGCTATAACGCAGGGGCTTTGCGAAAGGATCTCATTTCCGGAAGTATTGTAGCGATTGTGGCGATTCCACTCGGTATGGCGTTTGCCATTGCATCAGGAGTAAAGCCGGAATATGGGCTGTATACGACCATTGTTGCGGGAATTTTGGTTTCGCTGCTGGGAGGATCCAAATTCCAGATCGGAGGACCTACAGGCGCGTTTATTCCGATTTTGCTAGCTATTGTCATGCAATACGGTTATGAGAACTTACTCATAGCCGGTTTTATGGCGGGCATTATGCTCATTTTAATGGGTGTACTCAGGCTGGGGGCATTGATCAAGTTTATTCCCAAGCCAGTAACGATTGGCTTTACGGCCGGAATTGCCGTGACGATATTCAGTGGTCAGATTGCTAACTTTCTCGGCTTGCGCGGGGTAGAGAGGCATGAAACTTTTCTGCCTTCCATGGCAGAGCTCATCCATCGACTTCCTTCACTGAATGTGTATAGTATCCTGACGGCTTGTATCTGTCTTGCCGCGCTTATTTTGGTGCCTAAAAAATGGCCCAAGATACCCGGATCACTGGTTGGTCTACTCTTGTCAACGCTGGTGGCAGCTTTACTTTTTCCAGGGCAGGTGGCTACGATTGGCTCTGCGTATGGCGCAATTCCAGCATCTTTGCCTGAGCTACATATTCCTGCGGTGACGTGGGATTTGATCGTGAAACTCTTGCCGCCAGCACTTGTTATTGCAATGCTGGGAGCTATTGAATCTCTGCTTTCAGCGGTGGTAGCTGACGGTATGACGGGAGCCCGGCATAGCAGCAATCGTGAACTGGTTGGACAAGGGATTGCTAATTTGCTGACACCGCTGTTCGGCGGTATTCCTGCGACAGGTGCAATTGCCCGCACCGCCACAAATATCCGTAATGGTGCTGTTTCTCCTATGTCAGGCATCGTACATGGGTTCGTGGTGCTCCTCATTCTGGTGCTTTTTGCACCTTATGCATCTAACATTCCGTTGGCCAGTATGGCTCCGGTGCTGATGGTAGTAGCGTGGAATATGAGTGAGCGCAAGCATTTTGCGCACATTCTCAAAACGCGGACAGCGGATTCTATTGTGCTGGTTGTCACCTTTTTGTTGACGGTTTTTACGACGCTGACAACGGCTGTGGAGGTAGGCCTGATTCTAGCGGTTGTATTGTTTGTTAAACGTATGAGCAGTACACTTTCAGTAGACAAGGTACTTCCTGATCCTTCTGTAAAACATGAAAAAGTAGGCGCGCATATGGTTACAGATCAGCATGATTGTCCACAAGTGGCTATTTACAATGTGGAAGGCCCTCTATTTTTCGGTGCAGCCTCGGTATTGGAAAACTCAGGTGTGGGAGGCCGGACGGATCACCTACAAGGGATTTTGTTGTTACGTATGGGAAAGGTTCCTTTTATGGATATGACGGGAGAAGGTAACTTTACTGCATTAATTCAGAAATACCGGAAGTCTGGCGGGACAGTGCTTGTTTCCGGACTCCAGCCTCAACCGCTGGCATTACTACAGAAAACTGGATGCTACGACATGATTGGACAAAAGCATTTTTTTGAACACACAGGAGAGGCCCTTACGGCTGCTCTTGCACTGGTGAATCAGGATCATTGCTGTGGATGCAGGCAAATGGCTTTCCGAGAATGTACGAGTCTGTGCCGCAGACCGCAGCCAACCAAATCATCCTTTCCAGATGGAGCCGTCTCGGTTCCCATACCTGTAAATAGCGGCAGATAA
- a CDS encoding S8 family serine peptidase codes for MIKPKRFKKPLSIGLSLLMAFSFVQPALAKNTPDGSKLELKSASHKITTAKVSPKLTKQFEENNYVTYLVKLKEQVDTNKVSKNALQKASLEKVTPSAAKMAARSHVISSLRETASRTQYGLENYLDKQSESGGVKEYKSFFIVNALAVTSTKEVLDHISQLPEVDKVLPNETRYLQKVTVDKQAEGANAKTAETAETATAATAKSATVEKAVELEKDDGKTSAKPGNAGKNAVDPSTVEWNISHINAPQVWEKGIDGTGIVVANLDTGVDYTHPALHRKWRGLDAAGNVVNPELSWYDPHSHATLPVDQEDDSHGTHTMGTMVGSEENGTNRVGVAPGAKWIAVRIFNPETTDAIILDGGQWLLAPKDAQGNLHPELAPDVVNNSWGGGPGLDEWFRPVVQAWRDAQIFPEFSAGNTSLSNPGGPASVANPANYPESFATGATDSNDNLASFSLLGPSPYGEVKPEVSAPGVNIRSSVAGGAYKGGYNGTSMAGPHVAALAALLLQANHSLTVDQLEEILMNTATPRTDSTYPTSPNNGYGHGVINALDAVGSVMQGLGSVSGKVVTGGDDLEAPVLEHTPPAAAFEGIDIPLTAHVTDDVGVTAVEAFAKTAGTSNYVYIPLERTSGDSKDGTYQASIPTFLVDSAGLEYYIRVNDYGNNGFETEVYKVKISKGVKPGYTQDFEKDIAGINIGGQGSVWKWGTPTSGPKSAHSGTKVIATNLEGQYQTNSNSYFMAPPIDLTESSKGALVSFKHWYDLENNSDFGKVYVATTNNQNAFEQVLSFTGASNGWKTQYLDLRAFAGQKVYLLFNFTSDNTVVKDGWYIDDLSIQEPDTVAPAAPSNLTAEADTVGNVTLAWNASSDEDVKQYKVYRSTQSGKNYVSVGTTSALTFTDTITVGGATYHYAVAAEDYSGNEGIKSNEASLRVDVPDTLYSDHFDGSSDNGWTHSGTKDEWERGIPKEVGPESAASRPNVWATDLDSNYENGAEFSLVSPKINLQAVRNATLTFNHWFEIEAGYDYGYVEVSKNNGDTWSELGKFSHNTNGKKWAPVYYNLDSYAGNEIQIRFRLKSDNSVNKNGWYIDDFRVLGIPATTVTKDIVPESNIKLEKAEEQFPLYKITSTEKSEFQEKVKPAETTVERGRVGLDSLPASATVTVLETGRSVKTDPTTGKYSFTHVAGDYTLKAEAYGYVPQTKAVTIENNKVIRANFSLQAIPHGTIHGVITDKQSGEPIQKAKVLVVEDARIAPVETNEAGEFTLDVLEGTYTLSIAAENYYSDSVSVTAPPNGSVEANVMLKPFIGFQGGIAYDDGTGENARAFNAAGNSWAVRMTPESEVTQVTGASLLFWNSAFPNPGGTAFQYSVYDASGAAGAPGRLLAGPFDGTAVRDETQWTTVQLPEPVTVQGDFYIVYTQSAVGTQSPGLATDESSPNALRSWQGVSGTWSQSPEEEGNYMIRAIVRYPVNAPTITTPTKATYTQEETITVTGTSPAEGADIQLFNGKELAGTTKVKDRQFSLSVDLQPGANPLSVQAAVYGKITDRSEPVVVTLDQTKPGLILTSPDEGARTNAGVVSVTGTVYDEFLTDLTINGEPAEFGSDGTFNKRLLINEGENQITVTAKDLAENETTVTRSVYVDTALPKLENISPAEDVRITPGQSVRVSFDSASGLEASFHVELPFNLSTLGRNDIPLNETSSGHYEGTYFTSSSLNLEGGVIVIRVRDAAGNEVETEAPGRLYVTNGGGQNPDPNPPTSNEKPVAIIQANESAKKNKNVQFNAKASRDVDGEIVSYSWNFGDGDTAVGSKVKHKFTTAGTYTVELTVTDNDGASGKTVHTITIR; via the coding sequence TTGATTAAACCTAAACGATTCAAGAAACCACTATCTATCGGACTATCTTTGCTTATGGCCTTTTCCTTTGTTCAACCTGCTTTGGCGAAAAACACACCGGATGGCTCCAAGCTGGAGCTGAAATCAGCCTCTCACAAGATCACGACCGCGAAGGTATCTCCGAAACTGACCAAACAGTTTGAGGAGAATAACTATGTTACCTATCTGGTCAAATTAAAAGAACAAGTTGACACTAACAAGGTTTCCAAAAATGCTCTCCAAAAGGCCTCACTTGAGAAAGTAACACCTTCCGCTGCCAAAATGGCTGCACGCAGCCATGTGATCAGTTCTCTGCGCGAAACGGCTTCAAGAACCCAATATGGGCTTGAAAATTATTTGGATAAGCAATCAGAGAGCGGCGGAGTGAAGGAATATAAAAGCTTTTTTATTGTCAATGCATTGGCTGTAACAAGCACCAAGGAGGTGCTGGATCATATTTCGCAGTTGCCTGAGGTCGATAAAGTCTTGCCGAATGAAACGCGTTATCTGCAAAAGGTGACGGTTGACAAGCAAGCAGAGGGGGCAAATGCCAAGACGGCTGAAACAGCTGAAACAGCGACAGCAGCAACGGCGAAGTCTGCAACGGTAGAGAAAGCTGTAGAACTGGAGAAGGACGATGGCAAAACATCGGCTAAGCCTGGCAATGCAGGTAAGAACGCTGTAGACCCATCTACGGTGGAATGGAACATATCCCATATTAACGCACCACAAGTGTGGGAAAAAGGAATCGACGGAACCGGAATCGTAGTTGCCAATCTGGATACAGGTGTAGATTATACACATCCGGCCCTTCATCGCAAATGGCGGGGTCTGGACGCGGCAGGCAATGTCGTGAATCCCGAGCTGAGCTGGTACGATCCGCATAGTCATGCGACGCTTCCGGTCGATCAGGAAGACGATTCCCATGGTACGCATACGATGGGCACGATGGTCGGCTCCGAGGAGAACGGAACGAACCGAGTGGGCGTTGCTCCTGGTGCGAAGTGGATTGCAGTTCGGATTTTTAATCCGGAAACGACGGATGCGATTATACTGGATGGCGGTCAATGGCTGCTTGCGCCAAAAGATGCTCAAGGGAATCTTCATCCCGAGCTTGCTCCAGATGTAGTGAACAACTCGTGGGGAGGCGGACCGGGTCTTGATGAATGGTTCCGGCCTGTGGTTCAGGCATGGCGGGATGCTCAAATCTTCCCCGAATTCTCTGCAGGTAACACCTCTCTTTCCAATCCGGGCGGACCTGCCTCAGTAGCCAATCCGGCGAACTATCCGGAATCCTTCGCTACTGGAGCCACGGATAGCAATGATAATCTGGCCAGCTTCTCATTGTTAGGACCCTCACCCTATGGTGAAGTGAAGCCCGAAGTTTCCGCGCCGGGTGTTAATATCCGGTCATCTGTTGCTGGTGGCGCCTATAAAGGCGGATATAACGGTACTTCTATGGCGGGACCTCATGTTGCGGCCCTTGCAGCGCTGTTGCTGCAAGCGAATCATTCGCTTACCGTAGATCAACTTGAGGAAATTTTGATGAATACGGCTACACCACGAACGGACAGCACATATCCTACTTCACCAAACAATGGCTACGGACATGGTGTCATTAATGCGCTGGATGCGGTCGGTTCGGTCATGCAGGGTCTGGGCTCCGTGTCTGGTAAAGTTGTAACGGGTGGCGACGATCTGGAAGCACCTGTTCTCGAGCATACACCGCCCGCTGCGGCATTCGAGGGTATTGATATACCTCTGACTGCTCATGTAACGGATGATGTCGGCGTGACAGCCGTTGAGGCATTTGCCAAAACAGCGGGTACGTCAAACTATGTATATATTCCGTTGGAACGGACCTCCGGCGACAGCAAAGATGGTACATATCAAGCATCCATCCCGACTTTTTTGGTGGATAGCGCTGGTCTGGAATACTATATTCGTGTAAATGATTACGGTAATAACGGATTTGAAACTGAAGTATATAAGGTGAAAATCTCTAAAGGGGTAAAACCAGGCTACACACAAGACTTTGAAAAAGACATTGCCGGTATTAATATCGGTGGACAGGGCAGTGTTTGGAAATGGGGAACTCCAACAAGCGGCCCTAAAAGCGCACATTCGGGTACAAAGGTCATCGCGACCAATCTCGAAGGCCAATATCAGACCAACTCCAACAGTTATTTTATGGCCCCTCCGATTGATCTGACCGAGAGCTCAAAAGGGGCACTGGTCAGCTTCAAGCATTGGTACGATCTTGAAAACAATTCTGATTTCGGCAAAGTGTACGTAGCAACCACAAACAATCAGAATGCGTTTGAGCAGGTATTATCATTTACCGGCGCCAGCAACGGCTGGAAAACACAATATCTTGATTTGCGGGCATTCGCGGGTCAAAAGGTATACCTCCTGTTCAACTTTACTAGTGACAATACGGTTGTGAAAGATGGCTGGTATATTGACGATCTGTCGATTCAGGAGCCAGACACCGTTGCACCTGCTGCGCCGAGCAATTTGACTGCTGAAGCAGATACTGTGGGCAACGTCACGCTGGCCTGGAATGCTTCCTCCGATGAAGATGTGAAGCAGTACAAGGTGTATCGTTCTACCCAGTCAGGTAAAAATTATGTTTCCGTCGGTACAACCTCAGCACTGACATTCACAGATACCATCACGGTCGGTGGAGCGACCTACCATTATGCAGTGGCGGCCGAGGATTATAGTGGCAATGAAGGAATCAAGTCGAATGAGGCTTCTCTGAGAGTAGACGTGCCGGATACGCTGTATAGCGATCATTTTGATGGCAGCTCGGATAATGGCTGGACTCATTCCGGCACCAAAGATGAGTGGGAACGCGGCATTCCTAAGGAAGTAGGACCAGAGAGCGCAGCGTCCAGACCCAATGTGTGGGCAACCGATCTGGATAGCAATTATGAGAACGGAGCTGAATTTTCGCTGGTTTCACCAAAAATTAATTTGCAAGCTGTACGCAACGCAACACTGACCTTCAATCACTGGTTTGAAATTGAGGCTGGCTATGATTACGGTTATGTGGAAGTGTCCAAAAACAATGGTGACACGTGGAGCGAGCTGGGCAAATTCTCTCACAATACGAACGGGAAAAAGTGGGCTCCAGTTTATTACAATCTGGATAGCTACGCCGGCAATGAAATCCAAATTCGCTTCCGTTTGAAATCGGATAACAGTGTGAACAAGAACGGCTGGTATATTGACGATTTCCGTGTGCTTGGCATTCCAGCTACGACAGTGACTAAGGACATCGTACCTGAGTCGAATATCAAGCTGGAAAAAGCGGAAGAACAGTTCCCGCTGTACAAAATTACAAGTACTGAAAAGAGTGAATTCCAGGAGAAAGTGAAGCCGGCAGAAACAACGGTGGAACGTGGACGTGTCGGTCTCGACAGTCTTCCAGCCAGCGCTACGGTTACGGTATTGGAAACCGGACGTTCGGTAAAAACGGATCCGACCACGGGCAAATACAGCTTCACCCATGTAGCCGGCGACTATACGCTGAAGGCTGAAGCCTACGGTTACGTTCCTCAAACGAAAGCAGTCACGATTGAGAATAACAAAGTCATCAGAGCAAACTTTAGTCTTCAGGCCATACCTCACGGTACGATTCACGGGGTCATTACCGACAAGCAATCCGGTGAACCGATCCAAAAAGCGAAAGTGTTGGTGGTGGAGGATGCACGCATTGCTCCGGTAGAAACGAATGAGGCTGGAGAATTTACGCTGGACGTGCTGGAAGGAACATACACGTTGTCCATTGCAGCCGAAAATTATTATAGCGACAGTGTATCCGTTACTGCTCCTCCGAACGGTAGTGTGGAAGCGAATGTCATGTTGAAACCTTTTATCGGGTTCCAAGGAGGCATTGCTTACGATGACGGGACAGGAGAAAATGCTAGAGCCTTTAACGCGGCAGGCAATTCATGGGCAGTCAGAATGACACCTGAGTCGGAAGTGACTCAAGTGACAGGAGCATCGCTTTTGTTCTGGAACTCTGCCTTCCCGAATCCGGGAGGAACGGCATTCCAATATTCTGTCTATGACGCCTCCGGTGCCGCAGGAGCACCTGGACGATTGTTGGCTGGTCCATTCGACGGGACTGCCGTACGGGATGAGACACAATGGACGACGGTACAGCTCCCAGAGCCGGTGACGGTTCAAGGTGACTTCTACATCGTATATACACAGTCTGCTGTAGGCACACAGTCGCCGGGTCTTGCTACAGATGAAAGCAGTCCCAATGCGCTTCGAAGTTGGCAAGGTGTAAGCGGCACATGGAGCCAATCACCTGAGGAGGAGGGTAACTACATGATCCGGGCTATCGTCAGATATCCGGTGAATGCTCCAACGATTACGACTCCTACGAAGGCTACCTATACGCAGGAAGAGACGATTACCGTAACAGGAACTTCTCCGGCAGAAGGAGCCGATATTCAGCTCTTTAACGGTAAGGAGCTGGCTGGCACAACGAAGGTGAAGGATCGCCAGTTCAGTTTGTCGGTTGATCTTCAACCAGGTGCTAATCCGCTAAGTGTCCAAGCAGCGGTATACGGCAAAATAACGGATCGTTCCGAACCGGTGGTCGTGACACTTGACCAGACTAAACCGGGTCTGATCCTGACTTCGCCAGATGAAGGAGCCCGTACGAATGCGGGTGTCGTGAGCGTCACCGGTACGGTGTATGACGAATTCCTCACCGATTTGACGATTAACGGCGAGCCAGCCGAATTTGGAAGTGACGGCACCTTTAACAAGCGATTGCTTATCAACGAAGGTGAAAATCAAATTACGGTGACGGCCAAGGATCTTGCCGAAAACGAAACAACCGTTACGCGCTCGGTGTATGTCGATACAGCTCTGCCGAAGCTTGAAAACATTAGTCCTGCTGAGGATGTGCGTATTACTCCAGGACAGTCGGTACGAGTATCCTTTGACAGTGCATCCGGTTTGGAAGCGTCCTTCCATGTGGAGCTGCCTTTCAACCTGTCCACTTTGGGTCGCAACGATATTCCATTAAATGAAACTTCGTCAGGCCACTATGAAGGTACTTATTTCACTTCATCTTCTCTGAACCTGGAAGGCGGAGTCATCGTGATCCGGGTAAGGGATGCAGCGGGAAATGAAGTGGAGACGGAGGCACCGGGAAGATTGTATGTAACCAATGGTGGAGGACAGAACCCTGATCCGAATCCACCTACATCCAATGAAAAGCCAGTAGCCATTATTCAGGCTAATGAATCCGCTAAGAAGAACAAAAATGTACAATTTAACGCCAAAGCTTCCCGTGATGTAGACGGTGAAATCGTCAGCTACAGCTGGAATTTTGGCGATGGCGATACGGCAGTCGGTTCCAAGGTGAAGCATAAATTCACCACAGCTGGAACGTATACCGTGGAGCTAACGGTGACGGATAATGACGGCGCAAGCGGTAAGACTGTGCATACGATCACGATCCGTTAA